Below is a genomic region from bacterium.
GAGCAGCTGATCCAGCACATGCGGCGTGTCCCGGGCGTCTGGTTCGCGACGGTCGCCGAGATCGCCGCGTGGGCCGCCAAACAGGAGTCGCGGGTGATCGATCCCGAGAGAGGCACGACGCGACCCTAGCGTCGTGACAGCAGCGGCGCCGCGCGCCGACCGTCATCCCGAGCACGATCGTCTCGTGCCGGAGGTCCGAAGCTGGTATAGGACCTCGGATCCGCGCACCGGATACCACGTGGAACGCCGCCGGTACGGCTTCTACGGCCGGGCCGGCCGTGAGCGGTTCGACCGGGTCACCGTCACCGATCTGGCGGCCGCGGACGCCGCGCGGTTCGTGCGAGACCTCCGCGAGTACTTCGACGGCGCGCCGGTCCGCATCGTCGTGGACGATCCCGCCGCCGGCCGCGAGATCGGGAGCGCGCTCCTCGCCGCCGGCTGCACCGCGGACCACGCGCTCGCCTACCTGGCCCACGTCGGCGCCGTGCCCGCGCCTCCGGACGTTCCGGGCATGAGCGTCGAGGCGGTCACCGAGGAAACGCTCCGCGAATTCGTGACTGCCCGGATCAAGGGCTTCGCCGACAGCGAGGACGAGCCACCGGCCGCGCAGGTGGATGCGGAAGCCGCCCGCCGGCGCGTGGTGCTCGGCGCGGGCTCGCATTTCTTCATCGCTCGGATCGGGGGCACGGCCGCGAGCGTCGTGGGCTGGCGGGAGGGCCGAGACCGTTTCGTCTTTCAGCTGGCTACGCGTGTGCCTTTCCGCGGACGCGGGATCGCGACCGCGCTCCTGTGTGGAATCCTGACGGATGCCTATGCGGGCGGGTGCGCGTCCGTGGTCATCAACGCCGACCCCGAGGATCTAGCGATCCATCTCTACCGGCGGCTCGGTTTTGTCGATGAAGTCTATCGTCAGCAGCGCTATACGTTCCGAGGCTGAATCAGCCGATCTCCACCACCATTTCGATCTCGACCGCGATGCTGAAGGGCAGGGAGCCCATGCCGACCGCGGAGCGCGCGTGGCGGCCCCGCTCGCCGAAGATCGCGACCAGCAGGTCGGAGGCGCCGTCGATCACCTGCGGCTGCTCCGTGAACTCCGGGGTGCCGTTCACCATGCCGAGCAGCTTGACGACGCGCCGCACCCGGTCGAGGCTCCCGATCGCCGCCTTGAGCGACGCGAGGCAGTTGAGCATGACGAGCCGCGCGGCGTCCCGGCCTTGGGCGGTCGTGAACTCGCGCCCCAGTTTCCCGCGGTAGATCAGCTCGCCGTCCTGGACCGGGCCGTGCCCGGAGACAAAGACGAGGTTGCCGGCGACGACCGCGCCCACGTAGTTCGCCACCGCGCGCGGCGCGGGGGGCAGGGCGAGGTCCATCCCGGCGAGCGCCCGTTCCACCCGACCGGCGGTGGCTTTCGCGGCGGACGCCGAGCGTGCTCGCGACGCGCGCTTGCGTGCCCGGGGCATGATGAACCTCCGATGCGTTTGGACGTCAGACCTCGAGCGCGAGATGGCTCGCGATGTAGGGCGCGACGATCTCGGCCCGCTCTTCGGCGAACATGTGCGAGCCCCCCGGGACGACGATCAGCGTCGACCGCGGGAGCAGGCCGGCGAGGTACTCGCCGGCGGCGACCGGGCTGATCGGATCGTTGTCTCCCCACAAGAGCAGCGTGGGGGCCGTGATCGTCCGGATGCGCTCGCTGAAATCGTCCCCGTGCTTCAGCAGCGACGCCGCGGCGGCCTGCGGGTGCTCCCGCCGGTAGGGCGGCCGCCAGTCTTCGGCGCCGAAGCGCGACAGGTCGATCCCGCCCGACGTCGCGGTCAGGACCAGACGGCGGACCATCGCCGGACGGTCGAGCGCGGCGCGGATCGCGACGGCGCCGCCCATCGACTGCGCGACAAGGTCGGCCGGCCGGTCCATGCGATCGAGCACGAGCGCGACGAGATCGTCGAACGACGACACGCGCGGGTCCGGCGGCACCGTCCCATGGCCGGGCCATTCCAGGAAGACCCGCTCGTAGTGCGCGGGGAGGAGGTCCGCGACCGGGCGCCAGAACGTCCGCTTCCCGCCCGCTCCCGGCAGAAACAGGATCCGGCGCGCCACCTCAGTGCGCGAGGTAGCCTCCGTCTACCGGGAGGGTCACGCCCGTGATCCCCGAGGCGGCCGGGGACGCCAGGTACAGCACCGTCCTGGCGACCTCGTCGACGTCGAGCACGCGCCCGAGCGGAATGCGGCCGATGATCTGCGAGCGGATGTCCGGATTGCGCAGCACCTCGGCCGTCATGTCCGTCTCGACGAACGTCGGCGCCACGGCGTTCACGCGGATGCCCCGCGGCGCCCACTCCACCGCGAGCTGTTTGGTGAGGGTCGCGACCCCGCCCTTGCTCGCGCAGTAGGTGGCGCGGTTCGGCAGCGCGACGAAGCTCATCGTCGAGCCGACGTTCACGATCGCGCCGCCGCCGGCCGCCGGCATGGCGCGCGCGGCCGCCTGGGCGCAGAAGAACACGGCCTTCAGGTTGGTGTCGAGGACCTCGTCCCACTCGGCCTCGCTCACGTCGAGCGCCGGGGTCCGGTGATTGATGCCGGCGTTGTTCACCAGCACGTCGAGGCGGCCGTAGGCGGAGACCGCGCGGTCGACGATCCGCCGGCACGCCTGCGCCTCGCGCACGTCCGCGGCCACCGTGACGCACCGGCGGCCCAGCCGCTCGATCGCCGCGTGCGCCGCGTCGAGCGCCTTCGCGTCGCGTCCCGCGAGCACGAGGTCCGCGCCGGCGCGCGCGAAGCGCTCCGCGATGCCGCGCCCGATGCCTTTGCCGCCGCCGGTCACGACCGCCGCCTTCCCGTCAAGACGAATCTCGTCCATGACGCCCCCCCCCAATGAATCGGCCCCGCCGGGCTACCGGTAGAGCCGCGGATCGAGCGCGTCCCGAAGGCCGTCCCCGAGAAAGTTGAAGCCGAGAATCGTCACGAAGATCGCCGCGATCGGGAAAAACGCCTGGTGCGGCGCGATGTCCAGGTAGTTGCGCGCGGCGAGGACCATCGCACCCCATTCCGGCGTGGGCGGCTGCGCGCCGAGGCCGAGGAACGACAGCGCCGCCGCGAACAGGATCGCCGACGCCATGCCGAGCGTCGCCGTGACGATGATCTCCGACGAGACGTTCGGCAGGACGTACCGCACGAGCAGCCGGGCGTCGCGCACGCCGACCGCGCGCGCCGCGTCGACGTATTCGTTGGAGCCGACGCGCAGCACCGCGCTGCGCACGATCCGCACGAAGCCGGGGATCGTCGCGATGCCGACGGCGATCATCGCGTTCTCGAGGCTGGGGCCGAGCGCGCCGACGATCGCGATCGCCAGCAGCAGGCCGGGAAACGCCAGCAGCACGTCGATCACGCGCATGATCGGATTGTCGAGCCGGCGGTAGAAGCCGGCGAGCAGCCCGAGCGTGATGCCGAAGGCCGCGGCGATGCCGACGGAGATCAGGCCGATGCTGAGCGAGATGCGGCTGCCGTAGACGATCTGGCTGAAGATGTCGCGGCCGAGATTGTCCGTCCCGAACGGGTGGGCGTGCGATGGGCGGCCGAAGCGCGCCAGGATGTCCGGCTGCGTCGGATCGGCGACCGCAAGAAATGGGGCGGCGGCGACGGTGAACAGGAGCACCGCGACGATGGCGCCGCCGATGCGCACCTGCCACGATTTGCCGAGGCGCCGCCGGAGCGTGGCCCGCCGCGAGCGCGGCGCCGGAACGCCCGCGCGGCCGTCGGCCGGGGCCGCGCCCAGACCCGTTTCGCGCGCCGTCGCCACTAGCCGTACCTGATCCGCGGGTCGGCCGCGGCGTAGCCGATATCGACCAGGATGTTCGTCAGGACGAACGTCACGGCGAACAACAGCACGCCGCCCTGCACGATCGGGAAATCGCGCCCGAGAATCGCCTGCACGACCAGCCGTCCCATCCCCGGCAGCGAAAAGATCGACTCCGTGATGAACGCGCCGGTCAGGAGGCCCCCGAACTGCAGCCCGATGATCGTGATGACCGGCAGCAGCGCGTTGCGGAAGGCGTGGCGGACGACGACCGCCGCCTCGCGCACGCCCTTCGCGCGGGCGCTCCGGACGTAGTCTTGATGAAGCACTTCGAGCATGGAGGACCGCGTGAGGCGCGTCAGCAGCGGAATCACCCCGCTGCTCACCGTGATCGCGGGGAGCGCGATGTGCCGCCACCCCTCCAGGGTCCGCAGCGATTCGTAGCCCGTCAACGGGAGCCACCGGAGGTGAACCGCGAACACGTAGAGCAGGACGAGGCCGATCGCGAACACCGGCATCGCGTTGCCGGCCAGCACGACGAAGATCGTCGAGATGTCGAGCAGCGAGTTGCGGCGGTACGCGGCCAGGATGCCCATCGGTACGCTGACGAGGGTGGTCCACACGACACCGACCGTCGCCAGGCCGAGCGTGACCGGGAACGTGTCCAGCAGCCGTTCCAGCACGGGTTCGCGGGATCGGATCGACCGGCCGAAGTCTCCCCGGGCCATCCGCCCGACGTAGCGGCCGTACTGCACGTAGAGCGGTTGGTCGAGGCCGAGCGTACGCTCGATGTCGCGCACGACCGACGGCGGCGCGTCGGGCCCCGCCACGACGAGCGCGGGATTGCCGGGCGTGAGGTGCAGGATCAGGAAGACCAGCACCGACACGCCCAGCAGCACGGGCACCGCCTGCACGAGGCGCCCCGCGATGTACGAGGCCACCGCCGCCTCCGCGACCGCCGGTGCCCGAGGCGGCTACTTCAGATCGAGATCGAGCATCTTGTAGAGCACGTTGGCGGAGTACATCTTCGGCACGGACAACCGCTTCGACGCGACGACGACCCGCTTCTGGTGGACGAGCGGGATCCAGACCGCGTTGCCGACCACGATCTGCTGCAGCTTCTGGTAGGCCGTCATGCGCTCGCCCTCGTTGGTGCTCGAGCGGCTGAGGTCGAGCAGACGGTCCGTCTCCGCGTCCGCCCAGTCGAACCGGTTGGGGGCCGGCCGCTGCGTGCTCTTGAAGTAGAAGTAGAGGACGTCCGGCGTCGTGTAGCGCACGTTGATCAGGAACATGTCGTGCTGGCCCGCGCGCAGCGCGGCCAGGAACGCGGTCCATTCCATCTGCTGCGGCCGCACGTTGATGCCGATGCCGGACAGTTCGGCTTGGACGAGCGGTACGACGTCGTCAAACGCCGCGCCGGGCGTCCAGAGGAACAGCAGCGAGAGCGGCTGCCCGTTCTTCGTTCGCGCGGCGCCGGGCCGCGCCTGGGTCCAGCCGTCCTCGTCGAGCATTCGCTTTGCGGTGCTCGGGTTGTAGTGGTAGGCGATGTTCTTGACGCCGCTCCAGTATCCCGGAGTGCCCGGGGACAGCGGCCCGAAGGCCTCTTCGGCCAGGCCGTAGTAGGCTCCCTGAATGATTTCCTGCCGGTTGACGCCGTAGTTGATCGCCTGGCGCACCTTGAGATCGTCGAGCGGCTTGTGGCCCAGCTTGAAGCCGATGAACGCGGTGTTGAGGTCCGCGTAGCGAATGACCTGCAGCTTGCCCTCGCGGGTCAGCCGCTCCACCGCCTGCCCGGGGACGGTGGCGTCGAACTGCGCGTCGCCGACCTGGACGGCGGCGAGGCGCGGCGCGTCTTCCGTGATCACCTTCATCACGATGGTGCCGAGGTGCGCGGGCCCGTGATTCTGAAAGACCGGCGGGCCCCAGTTGTAATTGGGATTGCGCGCGACGACGAGGCGGTCGTTGCGGACCCACTCCCGCAGAATGAACGGGCCGCTGCCGTCCACCTTGCCGACGGCGGTGCCGTAACCGTCCCCGGCGCTGTTCACGGCCGCCGAGTTGAGGATGCTCGACGAATAGTCGGAAAGATTGACGAGCAGGATCGACAGGGGATCCTTCAAGTGCAGCACGACCGTCTGCGGGTTGGGCGCGTCCACGCTCTCGATCGGCGAGATGTTGAACGCCGTCGGGGAGCCCTTGAGCGAGCGCCAGCGGTCGAGCGTGAACTTCACGTCGGCCGACGTCAGCGGTTTGCCGGACGCGAAGCGGACGCCCTGCCTGAGCGTGAAGGTGTACGTCTTGCCGTCCGGTGCGATCGTCCATTTTTCGGCCAGCCCCGGCTTCACGGTGTTATCCGCGTCGAGCGACGTCAGCGTATCGTAGAGCAGGAAGTCGACCTCCGCCGACGACACCGCGGTCGTCCGCTCGGGGTCCAGCGTTTCGGTTTCCTGCGACCGCGCGATCGTGAACGTCGGTCCGGCGCCGGGCGCCCCGAGCGCGAGCGCGGGCATGGCGGCCAGGACGAGCGCGACGAAGGCGCAGACGAGCCAGCGGCCGATCGGACGCATCAAGATTCCCCCTCCCCGACCTGATGCAGGCGCCGCTCAGGTTCGGCGGGCTGCAAGAGGCTCCCTTCGGCGCGGCCGGCGCGGGCGTGTCACAGGTGTGTATCTCGCGGCGGCGCGCGGCCGGCAGGCAGTTGGGTCGCGGCTCCAGAACCTAGCCTCATGACGCCTCCTCTCTCCGAACTGCGCATCGCCGTGCTCGGCGCCGGTCGCTGGGCGGCCGGCGCCCACATTCCCGGCTGGAAGCGCGACCCGCGCTGCCGCGTCGTGGCGGTGTGCGATGTCGAGGCCGACCGCGCGGAAGCGTGCGCCCGCGAGTTCGCAATCCCGACCGCGACGACCGACTGGCATGCGACCGTGGCGCGGACCGACGTCGACATCGTGGACGTGGTGACCCCGTCGCACACTCACCACGAGCTCGCGGTTGCGGCGATCGAGGCCGGCAAGCACGTTCTCTGCGAAAAGCCGGTCGCCTACGACTTCCGGGACACGATGCGCGCGGCGGAGCTCGCGAAGCGGAAGGGCCTCAAGACGAAGCTCGGCTTTACCTTTCGGTACAGCCCCGGCGTGCAGTATGCACGGTTGCTGATGGACGAGGGCTTTGTCGGGACCCCGTTCATCTTCAACGGCTACGAGCAGAACTCGCAATGGCTCAACCCGGCGACGCCGCTGCGGCAGGTCGATCCCACCTGGGATCCGGCCGTCCTGCACGTGTCATCGGTCGAGGGATACGGCGCGCCGATCATCGACATCGGCCAGTGGTGGGTCGGCGCGGGCTACGACCGCGTCGTCGGGACGATGCGCAACTTCATCCCGGAGCGGATGGTCCGCGCAACCGGCCGGGTGATGCGGATGAACATCGACGACGGCGACGTCTTCATCGGCGAGTACGCGAACGGGGCGATCGGCTCGATCCAGACCGGCTACGTGACGATCGGCAACTATCCGGGCGTGGAAGCCCGGATCTACGGCCGGGAGGGGGCGATCATCTGCCGGCTGGTCGAGGAGAACGGCATCGCGGAGACGATCCGGATCGCCACGCCGGACCGGGTGGAGTTCCGCGAGGTCGAAGTCCCCAAACACTTCTACCCGGCCGGGGGGCACCCGCGCGAATCGTGGCGCACGCTGTTCTACGCGAACCTGATCCGCAACTTCATCGACGAGATCGTCGCGGGCGGCGAGACGAACCAGGGCAACTTCTTCGACGGCGCCCGCGTCCAGGAAGTGATCAACGCGGTCGCCCTGTCGGTGCGCGAGCGCCGGTGGGTCGACCTGCCGCTCCCGCGCTAGGCGTGCCGGCCCCCGCGCTGCGCTCCACGCTGGACGCGTTTTTCGACGCGTACTACCGCCGCCGCCCGGTCAACGCGACCTTCATCGGCGTGCACGGGGGGGACGGCCGGCTGCCGGATCACTCCGAGGAGGGGCTCGCCGCGTCGCAGGCCGAGATGGAGGACCTCCGGCGCCGCTTCCGCGGTCTTCCGAAGGAGTCCGCCTCACCCGTCGAGGCGCTCGACCGGGACCTTGCCGAGGGCTTTCTCGAGATCGAGCTGTGGGAGCGCCGGGCGCCGCACGGTCCGCGCGGCAACCCGTGCGTGTGGACCGGCGAGGCGGTCTTCGGCGTCATCGCGCTGCTGCTGCGGCCGTTCGCGCCGCTCGAGGAGCGGGTGGACGCCGCGGTCGCACGCCTGGCCGCGATTCCGGCGTTCCTCGAGCAGGGCCGGGTGCAGGTGCGGTCGGCGCCGGCGGCGTGGATCGAGCGCGCGGCTCGTGAGTGCACCGCGGCCGCGGCGCTGTTTGGGCGCGGCATCGAGACGTTCATCGCCGACGAAGACGTCACGGCGCACGGCGTCGATCCGGGCCGCCTCCGGGCCGCGGCGGCCGGAGCGGGCGCGGCGTTCGCGCGGTTTCGCGATCACCTGATGACCGAAATCCGGCCCGGGGGCGAAGCGGCGTACGCCTGCGGGGAGGCGGCGCTCGAGCTCCTGATGCGGTGCGGCCACGGCGTAACGCTCCGGGCCTCCGAGGTGCGCCGGCTCGCCGAAGCGCGCGCGGAGGCGGCCGAGGCGGCGCTCCGCGAACGGGCGGCCGAGGCTGGGTTCGCCGACTGGCGGGCCGCGCTGGCGAGCCTCGGGGCGCACCACCCGACGGCGGCGCGGTATTACGCAAGATACCAGGAAGTGTGGGACGCCGCCCGCCGCGCGGTCGAGGAGCACCGTCTCGTGACCTGGCCGGATTATCCGATTCGGTTCGTGC
It encodes:
- a CDS encoding GNAT family N-acetyltransferase, encoding MERRRYGFYGRAGRERFDRVTVTDLAAADAARFVRDLREYFDGAPVRIVVDDPAAGREIGSALLAAGCTADHALAYLAHVGAVPAPPDVPGMSVEAVTEETLREFVTARIKGFADSEDEPPAAQVDAEAARRRVVLGAGSHFFIARIGGTAASVVGWREGRDRFVFQLATRVPFRGRGIATALLCGILTDAYAGGCASVVINADPEDLAIHLYRRLGFVDEVYRQQRYTFRG
- a CDS encoding RidA family protein, whose amino-acid sequence is MPRARKRASRARSASAAKATAGRVERALAGMDLALPPAPRAVANYVGAVVAGNLVFVSGHGPVQDGELIYRGKLGREFTTAQGRDAARLVMLNCLASLKAAIGSLDRVRRVVKLLGMVNGTPEFTEQPQVIDGASDLLVAIFGERGRHARSAVGMGSLPFSIAVEIEMVVEIG
- a CDS encoding alpha/beta fold hydrolase is translated as MARRILFLPGAGGKRTFWRPVADLLPAHYERVFLEWPGHGTVPPDPRVSSFDDLVALVLDRMDRPADLVAQSMGGAVAIRAALDRPAMVRRLVLTATSGGIDLSRFGAEDWRPPYRREHPQAAAASLLKHGDDFSERIRTITAPTLLLWGDNDPISPVAAGEYLAGLLPRSTLIVVPGGSHMFAEERAEIVAPYIASHLALEV
- a CDS encoding glucose 1-dehydrogenase, coding for MDEIRLDGKAAVVTGGGKGIGRGIAERFARAGADLVLAGRDAKALDAAHAAIERLGRRCVTVAADVREAQACRRIVDRAVSAYGRLDVLVNNAGINHRTPALDVSEAEWDEVLDTNLKAVFFCAQAAARAMPAAGGGAIVNVGSTMSFVALPNRATYCASKGGVATLTKQLAVEWAPRGIRVNAVAPTFVETDMTAEVLRNPDIRSQIIGRIPLGRVLDVDEVARTVLYLASPAASGITGVTLPVDGGYLAH
- a CDS encoding ABC transporter permease, which codes for MATARETGLGAAPADGRAGVPAPRSRRATLRRRLGKSWQVRIGGAIVAVLLFTVAAAPFLAVADPTQPDILARFGRPSHAHPFGTDNLGRDIFSQIVYGSRISLSIGLISVGIAAAFGITLGLLAGFYRRLDNPIMRVIDVLLAFPGLLLAIAIVGALGPSLENAMIAVGIATIPGFVRIVRSAVLRVGSNEYVDAARAVGVRDARLLVRYVLPNVSSEIIVTATLGMASAILFAAALSFLGLGAQPPTPEWGAMVLAARNYLDIAPHQAFFPIAAIFVTILGFNFLGDGLRDALDPRLYR
- a CDS encoding ABC transporter permease; translation: MASYIAGRLVQAVPVLLGVSVLVFLILHLTPGNPALVVAGPDAPPSVVRDIERTLGLDQPLYVQYGRYVGRMARGDFGRSIRSREPVLERLLDTFPVTLGLATVGVVWTTLVSVPMGILAAYRRNSLLDISTIFVVLAGNAMPVFAIGLVLLYVFAVHLRWLPLTGYESLRTLEGWRHIALPAITVSSGVIPLLTRLTRSSMLEVLHQDYVRSARAKGVREAAVVVRHAFRNALLPVITIIGLQFGGLLTGAFITESIFSLPGMGRLVVQAILGRDFPIVQGGVLLFAVTFVLTNILVDIGYAAADPRIRYG
- a CDS encoding ABC transporter substrate-binding protein, yielding MRPIGRWLVCAFVALVLAAMPALALGAPGAGPTFTIARSQETETLDPERTTAVSSAEVDFLLYDTLTSLDADNTVKPGLAEKWTIAPDGKTYTFTLRQGVRFASGKPLTSADVKFTLDRWRSLKGSPTAFNISPIESVDAPNPQTVVLHLKDPLSILLVNLSDYSSSILNSAAVNSAGDGYGTAVGKVDGSGPFILREWVRNDRLVVARNPNYNWGPPVFQNHGPAHLGTIVMKVITEDAPRLAAVQVGDAQFDATVPGQAVERLTREGKLQVIRYADLNTAFIGFKLGHKPLDDLKVRQAINYGVNRQEIIQGAYYGLAEEAFGPLSPGTPGYWSGVKNIAYHYNPSTAKRMLDEDGWTQARPGAARTKNGQPLSLLFLWTPGAAFDDVVPLVQAELSGIGINVRPQQMEWTAFLAALRAGQHDMFLINVRYTTPDVLYFYFKSTQRPAPNRFDWADAETDRLLDLSRSSTNEGERMTAYQKLQQIVVGNAVWIPLVHQKRVVVASKRLSVPKMYSANVLYKMLDLDLK
- a CDS encoding Gfo/Idh/MocA family oxidoreductase — protein: MTPPLSELRIAVLGAGRWAAGAHIPGWKRDPRCRVVAVCDVEADRAEACAREFAIPTATTDWHATVARTDVDIVDVVTPSHTHHELAVAAIEAGKHVLCEKPVAYDFRDTMRAAELAKRKGLKTKLGFTFRYSPGVQYARLLMDEGFVGTPFIFNGYEQNSQWLNPATPLRQVDPTWDPAVLHVSSVEGYGAPIIDIGQWWVGAGYDRVVGTMRNFIPERMVRATGRVMRMNIDDGDVFIGEYANGAIGSIQTGYVTIGNYPGVEARIYGREGAIICRLVEENGIAETIRIATPDRVEFREVEVPKHFYPAGGHPRESWRTLFYANLIRNFIDEIVAGGETNQGNFFDGARVQEVINAVALSVRERRWVDLPLPR
- a CDS encoding DUF885 family protein, translating into MPAPALRSTLDAFFDAYYRRRPVNATFIGVHGGDGRLPDHSEEGLAASQAEMEDLRRRFRGLPKESASPVEALDRDLAEGFLEIELWERRAPHGPRGNPCVWTGEAVFGVIALLLRPFAPLEERVDAAVARLAAIPAFLEQGRVQVRSAPAAWIERAARECTAAAALFGRGIETFIADEDVTAHGVDPGRLRAAAAGAGAAFARFRDHLMTEIRPGGEAAYACGEAALELLMRCGHGVTLRASEVRRLAEARAEAAEAALRERAAEAGFADWRAALASLGAHHPTAARYYARYQEVWDAARRAVEEHRLVTWPDYPIRFVPRPRWTREAAPSLYFLAYRAPAAFDRVPVVDYLVAPVEPEMPVDEQARLLRAANDAAIALNHVIHHAGLGHHVQNWWAYRAPSRIGRIAAVDCASRIAMFCGGTMAEGWACYAVDLMEEIGFLSPLQRVAQAHTRLRIALRAAADVALHTGAWTLEQAADAYASRGGMDAGAARGEALKNSLHPGTAMMYLLGVDRIHALRREEAARAGRAFDLRAFHDRLLACGSIPVARAADLLAAGS